In Anthonomus grandis grandis chromosome 5, icAntGran1.3, whole genome shotgun sequence, the following are encoded in one genomic region:
- the LOC126736274 gene encoding DNA-directed RNA polymerases I, II, and III subunit RPABC2, with protein sequence MADEEYDDNDVADDFDDDVEDDNIEELEQPEEETDNIDILQPGQAGGGVPKNKRITTKYMTKYERARVLGTRALQIAMCAPVMVELDGETDPLQIAMKELKQRKIPIIIRRYLPDHSYEDWGIDELIIIDH encoded by the exons ATGGCAGATGAAGAATATGATGATAACGATGTAGCAGACGACTTCGATGACGATGTTGAAGATGACAACATTGAGGAATTGGAACAACCAGAGGAAGAAACTGATAACATTGATATTCTTCAACCAG GTCAAGCAGGTGGTGGagttccaaaaaataaaagaatcacAACAAAATACATGACGAAGTATGAAAGGGCAAGAGTGCTCGGAACAAGAGCTCTCCAAATCGCTATGTGTGCCCCCGTAATGGTTGAGCTTGATGGAGAAACAGACCCCCTCCAAATTGCCATGAAAGAGTTGAAACAAAGAAAGATTCCAATTATCATAAGGAGGTATTTGCCAGATCATTCTTATGAGGATTGGGGGATTGATGAACTAATTATCATTGACCATTAA